Proteins encoded by one window of Haliotis asinina isolate JCU_RB_2024 chromosome 6, JCU_Hal_asi_v2, whole genome shotgun sequence:
- the LOC137288106 gene encoding 2-oxoisovalerate dehydrogenase subunit beta, mitochondrial-like has translation MASALRTVRVSSKYFRHILSRASTTVGVRTATSFSYVPDTPPPEHGETTRMNLFQSVTNALDIALSKDPSAVVFGEDVAFGGVFRCTVGLKDKYGKERVFNSPLSEQGIVAFGIGLAAAGSTAIAEIQFADYIFPAFDQIRNEAAMFRYRTGNLFDVGGLTIRAPCGAVGHGALYHSQMPEAFFGHMPGIKVVIPRGPVQTKGLLLSCIQDPNPCIFFEPKILYRAAIEQVPTGDYTIPLSEAEVVLEGSDVTLIGWGTQVHVLREVATMAQEKLNVSCELIDLRTILPWDIDTVCKSVVKTGKVLISHEAPVTMGFASEIAATIQSECFLNLEAPIQRICGYDTPFACVFEPFYMPDKWRCFEAVKKLLSY, from the exons ATGGCGAGTGCCTTGCGAACAGTTCGTGTTTCCTccaaatatttcagacatatcctGTCAAGAGCATCAACGACAGTTGGAGTTCGAACCGCAACCTCATTCAGCTATGTTCCAGACACACCGCCGCCAGAGCATG gggagacaactcgaATGAACTTATTCCAGTCTGTGACCAATGCACTAGATATTGCACTCAGCAAAGATCCGTCTGCTG TGGTATTTGGTGAGGATGTTGCATTTGGTGGTGTGTTCCGATGTACAGTGGGATTGAAGGATAAATATG GTAAGGAACGAGTGTTCAACAGCCCGCTTAGTGAACAGGGAATCGTTGCCTTCGGGATTGGCCTGGCAGCAGCTGGATCTACAGCTATAGCAGAGATACAGTTTGCAGATTACATCTTCCCTGCTTTTGACCAG ATTCGAAATGAGGCTGCCATGTTCCGCTACCGGACAGGCAACCTGTTTGATGTGGGTGGCTTGACAATTCGGGCTCCTTGTGGTGCTGTTGGCCATGGGGCTCTCTACCACTCACAGATGCCAGAGGCATTCTTTGGTCATATGCCAGGCATTAAG GTTGTGATCCCTAGGGGCCCAGTTCAGACCAAGGGGCTGCTGTTGAGCTGCATCCAGGATCCTAATCCTTGTATATTCTTTGAGCCAAAGATCCTGTACCGAGCAGCCATTGAACAGGTGCCAACGGGAGACTACACCATCCCACTTTCAGAGGCAGAGGTGGTGTTGGAAG GTTCTGATGTGACACTCATTGGCTGGGGAACCCAGGTCCATGTTCTGCGTGAAGTAGCCACAATGGCGCAGGAGAAACTCAATGTCTCGTGTGAACTGATAGACCTGCGAACTATCCTGCCATGGGACATTGACACAGTCTGTAAG TCAGTTGTGAAGACAGGTAAGGTCCTGATCTCACACGAGGCACCAGTTACAATGGGATTTGCTTCGGAAATTGCAGCAACTATACAG AGTGAATGCTTCCTGAACCTTGAGGCTCCCATCCAGAGAATCTGTGGATATGACACACCCTTTGCTTGTGTGTTCGAACCCTTCTACATGCCAGACAAATGGCGTTGTTTTGAGGCAGTCAAGAAGTTGCTTAGCTACTAG